A single region of the Anguilla rostrata isolate EN2019 chromosome 11, ASM1855537v3, whole genome shotgun sequence genome encodes:
- the LOC135234616 gene encoding ral GTPase-activating protein subunit beta-like isoform X3 — translation MYSDWRSLHLAVLGDQGHLSVLHSYPPAVGREVANAVVRPLAAAPVSDGVLKTDKEVKWTMEVLCYGLTLPPDSETVKMCVDVYTDWMMALSSPRGPIPQPVAKEPNLYVQTILKHLYNLFLPRSEQYSPSHYRLCHHVLVAVQKLARESGSMARETWEVLLLFLLRISDTLLAPPTVGGGIAEKLAEKLVSVLLEVWLLACARCFPTPPYWKTAREMLANWRHHSPVVDQWSKVISALTSRLLRFTYGPSFPAFKVPDEDANLIPAEMDNDCVAQTWFRFLHMLSNPVDLSNPAIVSTTPKFQEQLLNVSGVPPEIIQHPCLKQLPQIFFRAMRGVSCLVDAFLGVSRLKSDSSPPTPVNRLSMTQPPATTATTPPPNRRHRPTVVSRNSSKGSTGNLSHPKASQQSSTSPLSSPSQASAEPRPPPAPSRPKVNSILNLFGQWLFDAALVHCKLSNGVNKDHSMTATFIQILLSYKSSLASQAGVELRRNGSRMSSGSMVSNPLFDVNEFPDNYEAGRAEACGTLCRIFCSKKTGEEILPIYLSRFYMVLIQGLQTSDSVCLPVLASIILNSSALFCSDLKGINLVAPYFISALETILPDRELSRFKAYVNPIELRRSSISIVLSMLPLPHHFGNIKSEVLLEGSDDGLLQDKAFTFQSLKVRLIKVLIGALQAETDPHNTHMVLGAMLNIVQDSALLESIGPQNEMASVDSSYTSMRSHSRNSSGMSTASGGSSEATTPEAERMAQALHRDYDMAAGLLTQCIHLVTQKLSSQWRPDMSVSLAALELLSGLAKVKAGVDTANMNQAVGAVCAYIVHQCSRPAPHHSRDLHSMIVAAFQCLCVWLTEHSTMLGEKYCLMEVLEIVELGISGSKSKTGDQEVKHKGDKELNPASMRVKEAAEATLSCIMQVLGAFPTPSGPASPCSLLNEDTLIRCSRLSATGRSNFRYFVLDSSVILAMLEQPLGNEQNPCPSLTVLIRGTSGRHAWTMQLHHQPRAARASQKVFVPESRPSPKNDVGTHYNVKHMFFPEEAYNIPFVKADVSIPDLDDIVSPELGVQHERLQSMMEQQVEYESSLEQQRQDLWNSKTFPDPQVDCKPPSPAQEFQTARLFLSHLGFLSLEALKEPANRCLPPHLVALDSALPGFFEDIEYLDLLPCRPFDTVFIFYVRAGQRSYQEILKNVDSSANVQPHFLEFLLSLGWPVDVSKHPGWTGNMETSWSINGCGDGEAQQQAEDAVALEDSGGGVFNGEKRVLYYADALTEIAFVVPTFSDSSPADSSENSEPPVETDSQMDPAPVAPTQLNLTLDLVPSHSDNLMGPPQRSPSVKSKKLPSGKSVPPLGPETKVLVVWVESFDDIESFPLSDLLAETSTGLETALNNSASCRSLGAEKDVPVLFIQPLRTGLFRIRLQGVAGKLSTVIPLVDGMVVSRRVLGFLVRQTVINVCWRKRLECDSYSPPHVRRKHKIADIAGRYRNKQLEPEFYTALFQEVGGRSPDL, via the exons ATGTACTCAGACTGGCGGTCCTTGCATCTGGCGGTTCTGGGCGACCAGGGGCACCTGAGCGTCCTGCACAGCTACCCCCCGGCGGTGGGGCGCGAAGTGGCCAACGCGGTGGTGCGCCCCCTGGCGGCGGCTCCCGTCTCCGACGGCGTCCTCAAAACCGACAAAGAG GTGAAATGGACGATGGAGGTGCTGTGCTACGGCCTGACTCTCCCCCCGGACAGCGAGACGGTGAAGATGTGCGTGGACGTGTACACGGACTGGATGATGGCCCTGAGCTCCCCCCGCGGCCCCATCCCCCAGCCCGTCGCCAAGGAGCCCAACCTGTACGTCCAGACCATCCTCAAGCACCTGTACAACCTCTTCCTGCCCAG GTCTGAGCAGTACAGCCCGAGTCACTATCGGCTGTGCCACCACGTGCTGGTGGCGGTGCAGAAGCTGGCGCGGGAGTCGGGCAGCATGGCGCGGGAGACCTGGGAGgtcctgctcctcttcctcctgcgcATCAGCGACACgctgctggccccgcccaccgtgGGAG GTGGCATCGCGGAGAAGCTGGCGGAGAAGCTGGTGAGCGTGCTCCTGGAGGTGTGGCTCCTGGCCTGCGCTCGCTGTTTCCCCACCCCGCCGTACTGGAAAACCGCCAGGGAGATGCTGGCTAACTGGAGGCACCACTCCCCCGTGGTGGACCAGTGGAGCAAGGTCATCTCCGCCCTCACTTCCAG gCTTCTGCGGTTCACCTACGGTCCCTCGTTTCCTGCGTTCAAAGTTCCGGACGAGGACGCCAACCTGATCCCGGCTGAGATGGACAACGACTGCGTGGCCCAGACGTGGTTCCGCTTCCTGCACATGCTGAG CAATCCGGTGGACCTGAGCAACCCGGCCATCGTCAGCACCACGCCCAAGTTCCAGGAGCAGCTTCTGAACGTGAGCGGGGTCCCCCCGGAGATCATCCAGCACCCCTGCCTCAAGCAGCTCCCCCAGATCTTCTTCAGGGCCATGCGGGGGGTCAGCTGCCTGGTGGACGCCTTTTTAG GGGTCTCACGGCTCAAGTCGGACAGTTCCCCGCCCACACCCGTCAACAGACTGAGCATGACCCAGCCCCCTGCCACCACGGCGACCACGCCCCCGCCCAACCGCAGACACAGGCCCACCGTGGTCAGCAGAAACTCCAGCAAGGGCTCCACG GGAAACCTCTCCCACCCTAAAGCCTCGCAGCAGAGCTCCACCTCTCCGCTGTCCAGCCCCAGCCAGGCCAGcgcggagccccgccccccgcccgccccttcCAGGCCGAAGGTCAACAGCATCCTCAACCTCTTCGGGCAGTGGCTGTTCGACGCCGCGCTGGTGCACTGCAAGCTCTCCAACGGCGTCAACAAGGACCACAGCATGACCG CAACTTTTATCCAAATTCTTCTTTCTTATAAATCTT ccctggCCTCCCAGGCGGGCGTGGAGCTCCGGCGGAATGGGTCCCGCATGTCCTCGGGCTCCATGGTCTCCAACCCCCTGTTCGACGTCAACGAGTTCCCCGACAACTACGAGGCGGGCCGGGCCGAGGCCTGCGGCACGCTCTGCAGGATATTCTGCAGCAAGAAGACCGGCGAGGAGATCCTGCCCATCTACCTGTCCAG gtTCTACATGGTTCTGATCCAGGGCCTTCAGACCTCGGACTcggtctgcctgcctgtcctgGCCAGCATCATCCTCAACTCCTCCGCCCTCTTCTGCTCGGACCTGAAGGGCATCAACCTGGTGGCCCCCTACTTCATCTCCGCCTTGGAAACCATCCTGCCGGACAG GGAACTGTCCAGGTTCAAAGCCTACGTCAACCCCATTGAACTGAGGCGGTCCTCCATCAGTATCGTGCTGTCTATGCTGCCTCTCCCACACCATTTTGGCAACATCAAATCTGAG GTCCTTTTGGAGGGAAGCGACGACGGGCTCCTCCAGGACAAGGCCTTCACCTTCCAGTCCCTCAAAGTGCGGCTCATCAAAGTCCTGATCGGGGCCCTCCAGGCCGAGACCGACCCTCACAACACGCATATGGTCCTGG GTGCGATGCTGAACATTGTCCAGGATTCGGCCCTGTTAGAATCGATAGGGCCGCAGAATGAAATG GCCAGTGTGGACAGCAGCTACACTTCCATGAGGAGTCACAGCCGCAACAGCAGCGGTATGAGCACGGCTAGCGGGGGCAGCTCTGAGGCCACCACCCCGGAGGCAGAGCGCATGGCACAGGCCCTCCACCGAGACTACG ACATGGCCGCCGGCTTGCTCACCCAGTGCATCCACCTGGTGACCCAGAAGCTGTCGTCCCAGTGGCGGCCCGACATGAGCGTGTCCCTGGCCGCCCTGGAGCTGCTCTCCGGCCTGGCCAAG gtGAAGGCAGGGGTCGACACAGCGAACATGAACCAGGCGGTGGGCGCGGTGTGCGCCTACATCGTGCACCAGTgcagccgccccgccccccaccactcGCGGGACCTCCACTCCATGATAGTGGCGGCCTTCCAGTGCCTGTGCGTGTGGCTAACGGAGCATTCGACCATGCTGGGGGAGAAG TACTGCCTAATGGAAGTCCTGGAGATCGTGGAGCTGGGAATATCGGGGAGCAAATCCAAGACCGGCGACCAGGAAGTGAAGCACAAAGGGGACAAGGAGCTTAACCCCGCCTCCATGAGGGTGAAGGAGGCGGCAGAGGCCACTCTGTCCTG CATCATGCAGGTGCTGGGGGCGTTCCCGACGCCCagcggccccgcctccccctgcaGCCTGCTGAACGAGGACACGCTGATCCGCTGCTCCAGGCTGTCCGCCACCGGCCGCAGCAACTTCCGCTACTTCGTCCTGGACAGCTCGGTCATCCTGGCCATGCTGGAGCAGCCCCTGGGGAACGAGCAGA ACCCCTGCCCGTCCCTGACCGTGCTGATCCGCGGGACGTCCGGCAGGCACGCCTGGACCATGCAGCTGCACCACCAGCCCAGAGCGGCGCGGGCCAGCCAGAAG gtgtttgttccTGAGAGCCGGCCGTCCCCTAAGAATGACGTGGGAACCCACTACaatgtgaaacacatgttctTCCCTGAGGAAGCGTATAACATTCCCTTTGTGAAAGCAGACGTGAGCATCCCAGACCTGGACGACATTGTCAGCCCGGAG CTGGGGGTCCAGCATGAGCGGCTGCAGAGCATGatggagcagcaggtggagtACGAGTCCTCTCTGGAGCAGCAGCGCCAGGACCTGTGGAACAGCAAGACCTTCCCGGACCCTCAGGTCGACTgcaagcccccctcccccgcccaggAGTTCCAGACAGCCCGGCTCTTCCTCTCCCACCTCGGCTTCCTCTCCCTCGAGGCCTTGAAG GAACCCGCCAACAGATGTCTGCCTCCTCACCTGGTCGCGCTGGACTCGGCCCTGCCGGGCTTTTTCGAGGACATCGAGTACCTGGACCTGCTTCCCTGCCGCCCCTTTGACACGGTGTTTATCTTCTATGTGAGGGCGGGGCAGAGGAGCTATCAAGAG ATCTTGAAGAACGTGGACTCTTCGGCCAACGTTCAGCCCCACTTCCTGGAGTTCCTGCTGTCCCTGGGCTGGCCGGTGGACGTGAGCAAACACCCCGGCTGGACGGGGAACATGGAGACCAGCTGGTCCATCAACGGCTGCGGGGACGGAGAGGCCCAGCAACAGG CAGAGGACGCTGTAGCGCTGGAAGACAGCGGAGGGGGCGTGTTCAACGGGGAGAAGAGAGTGCTGTACTACGCGGACGCCCTGACGGAAATCGCCTTTGTGGTCCCGACCTTCAGCGACTCCTCCC CAGCTGATTCGTCAGAAAACAGCGAGCCCCCCGTGGAGACGGACTCCCAGATGGACCCAGCGCCCGTTGCGCCCACACAGCTGAACCTGACGCTGGACCTCGTCCCCAGCCATTCCGACAACCTGATGGGACCCCCGCAGCGG AGCCCCTCGGTGAAGTCTAAGAAGCTTCCCTCAGGAAAATCGGTACCACCTCTGGGCCCGGAGACAAAAGTTCTGGTGGTTTGGGTGGAGAGCTTCGATGACATCG AGAGTTTCCCCCTCTCAGATCTCCTGGCAGAGACCAGCACGGGGTTGGAGACGGCCCTGAAcaacagcgcctcctgcag GTCCCTGGGAGCGGAGAAGGACGTGCCGGTCCTGTTCATCCAGCCCCTGCGGACGGGCCTGTTCCGGATCCGGCTGCAGGGCGTGGCGGGGAAGCTGAGCACGGTGATCCCGCTGGTGGACGGGATGGTGGTCAGCAGGAGAGTGCTGG
- the LOC135234616 gene encoding ral GTPase-activating protein subunit beta-like isoform X5, which yields MYSDWRSLHLAVLGDQGHLSVLHSYPPAVGREVANAVVRPLAAAPVSDGVLKTDKEVKWTMEVLCYGLTLPPDSETVKMCVDVYTDWMMALSSPRGPIPQPVAKEPNLYVQTILKHLYNLFLPRSEQYSPSHYRLCHHVLVAVQKLARESGSMARETWEVLLLFLLRISDTLLAPPTVGGGIAEKLAEKLVSVLLEVWLLACARCFPTPPYWKTAREMLANWRHHSPVVDQWSKVISALTSRLLRFTYGPSFPAFKVPDEDANLIPAEMDNDCVAQTWFRFLHMLSNPVDLSNPAIVSTTPKFQEQLLNVSGVPPEIIQHPCLKQLPQIFFRAMRGVSCLVDAFLGVSRLKSDSSPPTPVNRLSMTQPPATTATTPPPNRRHRPTVVSRNSSKGSTGNLSHPKASQQSSTSPLSSPSQASAEPRPPPAPSRPKVNSILNLFGQWLFDAALVHCKLSNGVNKDHSMTATFIQILLSYKSSLASQAGVELRRNGSRMSSGSMVSNPLFDVNEFPDNYEAGRAEACGTLCRIFCSKKTGEEILPIYLSRFYMVLIQGLQTSDSVCLPVLASIILNSSALFCSDLKGINLVAPYFISALETILPDRELSRFKAYVNPIELRRSSISIVLSMLPLPHHFGNIKSEVLLEGSDDGLLQDKAFTFQSLKVRLIKVLIGALQAETDPHNTHMVLGAMLNIVQDSALLESIGPQNEMASVDSSYTSMRSHSRNSSGMSTASGGSSEATTPEAERMAQALHRDYDMAAGLLTQCIHLVTQKLSSQWRPDMSVSLAALELLSGLAKVKAGVDTANMNQAVGAVCAYIVHQCSRPAPHHSRDLHSMIVAAFQCLCVWLTEHSTMLGEKYCLMEVLEIVELGISGSKSKTGDQEVKHKGDKELNPASMRVKEAAEATLSCIMQVLGAFPTPSGPASPCSLLNEDTLIRCSRLSATGRSNFRYFVLDSSVILAMLEQPLGNEQTDPCPSLTVLIRGTSGRHAWTMQLHHQPRAARASQKVFVPESRPSPKNDVGTHYNVKHMFFPEEAYNIPFVKADVSIPDLDDIVSPELGVQHERLQSMMEQQVEYESSLEQQRQDLWNSKTFPDPQVDCKPPSPAQEFQTARLFLSHLGFLSLEALKEPANRCLPPHLVALDSALPGFFEDIEYLDLLPCRPFDTVFIFYVRAGQRSYQEILKNVDSSANVQPHFLEFLLSLGWPVDVSKHPGWTGNMETSWSINGCGDGEAQQQEDAVALEDSGGGVFNGEKRVLYYADALTEIAFVVPTFSDSSPDSSENSEPPVETDSQMDPAPVAPTQLNLTLDLVPSHSDNLMGPPQRSPSVKSKKLPSGKSVPPLGPETKVLVVWVESFDDIESFPLSDLLAETSTGLETALNNSASCRSLGAEKDVPVLFIQPLRTGLFRIRLQGVAGKLSTVIPLVDGMVVSRRVLGFLVRQTVINVCWRKRLECDSYSPPHVRRKHKIADIAGRYRNKQLEPEFYTALFQEVGGRSPDL from the exons ATGTACTCAGACTGGCGGTCCTTGCATCTGGCGGTTCTGGGCGACCAGGGGCACCTGAGCGTCCTGCACAGCTACCCCCCGGCGGTGGGGCGCGAAGTGGCCAACGCGGTGGTGCGCCCCCTGGCGGCGGCTCCCGTCTCCGACGGCGTCCTCAAAACCGACAAAGAG GTGAAATGGACGATGGAGGTGCTGTGCTACGGCCTGACTCTCCCCCCGGACAGCGAGACGGTGAAGATGTGCGTGGACGTGTACACGGACTGGATGATGGCCCTGAGCTCCCCCCGCGGCCCCATCCCCCAGCCCGTCGCCAAGGAGCCCAACCTGTACGTCCAGACCATCCTCAAGCACCTGTACAACCTCTTCCTGCCCAG GTCTGAGCAGTACAGCCCGAGTCACTATCGGCTGTGCCACCACGTGCTGGTGGCGGTGCAGAAGCTGGCGCGGGAGTCGGGCAGCATGGCGCGGGAGACCTGGGAGgtcctgctcctcttcctcctgcgcATCAGCGACACgctgctggccccgcccaccgtgGGAG GTGGCATCGCGGAGAAGCTGGCGGAGAAGCTGGTGAGCGTGCTCCTGGAGGTGTGGCTCCTGGCCTGCGCTCGCTGTTTCCCCACCCCGCCGTACTGGAAAACCGCCAGGGAGATGCTGGCTAACTGGAGGCACCACTCCCCCGTGGTGGACCAGTGGAGCAAGGTCATCTCCGCCCTCACTTCCAG gCTTCTGCGGTTCACCTACGGTCCCTCGTTTCCTGCGTTCAAAGTTCCGGACGAGGACGCCAACCTGATCCCGGCTGAGATGGACAACGACTGCGTGGCCCAGACGTGGTTCCGCTTCCTGCACATGCTGAG CAATCCGGTGGACCTGAGCAACCCGGCCATCGTCAGCACCACGCCCAAGTTCCAGGAGCAGCTTCTGAACGTGAGCGGGGTCCCCCCGGAGATCATCCAGCACCCCTGCCTCAAGCAGCTCCCCCAGATCTTCTTCAGGGCCATGCGGGGGGTCAGCTGCCTGGTGGACGCCTTTTTAG GGGTCTCACGGCTCAAGTCGGACAGTTCCCCGCCCACACCCGTCAACAGACTGAGCATGACCCAGCCCCCTGCCACCACGGCGACCACGCCCCCGCCCAACCGCAGACACAGGCCCACCGTGGTCAGCAGAAACTCCAGCAAGGGCTCCACG GGAAACCTCTCCCACCCTAAAGCCTCGCAGCAGAGCTCCACCTCTCCGCTGTCCAGCCCCAGCCAGGCCAGcgcggagccccgccccccgcccgccccttcCAGGCCGAAGGTCAACAGCATCCTCAACCTCTTCGGGCAGTGGCTGTTCGACGCCGCGCTGGTGCACTGCAAGCTCTCCAACGGCGTCAACAAGGACCACAGCATGACCG CAACTTTTATCCAAATTCTTCTTTCTTATAAATCTT ccctggCCTCCCAGGCGGGCGTGGAGCTCCGGCGGAATGGGTCCCGCATGTCCTCGGGCTCCATGGTCTCCAACCCCCTGTTCGACGTCAACGAGTTCCCCGACAACTACGAGGCGGGCCGGGCCGAGGCCTGCGGCACGCTCTGCAGGATATTCTGCAGCAAGAAGACCGGCGAGGAGATCCTGCCCATCTACCTGTCCAG gtTCTACATGGTTCTGATCCAGGGCCTTCAGACCTCGGACTcggtctgcctgcctgtcctgGCCAGCATCATCCTCAACTCCTCCGCCCTCTTCTGCTCGGACCTGAAGGGCATCAACCTGGTGGCCCCCTACTTCATCTCCGCCTTGGAAACCATCCTGCCGGACAG GGAACTGTCCAGGTTCAAAGCCTACGTCAACCCCATTGAACTGAGGCGGTCCTCCATCAGTATCGTGCTGTCTATGCTGCCTCTCCCACACCATTTTGGCAACATCAAATCTGAG GTCCTTTTGGAGGGAAGCGACGACGGGCTCCTCCAGGACAAGGCCTTCACCTTCCAGTCCCTCAAAGTGCGGCTCATCAAAGTCCTGATCGGGGCCCTCCAGGCCGAGACCGACCCTCACAACACGCATATGGTCCTGG GTGCGATGCTGAACATTGTCCAGGATTCGGCCCTGTTAGAATCGATAGGGCCGCAGAATGAAATG GCCAGTGTGGACAGCAGCTACACTTCCATGAGGAGTCACAGCCGCAACAGCAGCGGTATGAGCACGGCTAGCGGGGGCAGCTCTGAGGCCACCACCCCGGAGGCAGAGCGCATGGCACAGGCCCTCCACCGAGACTACG ACATGGCCGCCGGCTTGCTCACCCAGTGCATCCACCTGGTGACCCAGAAGCTGTCGTCCCAGTGGCGGCCCGACATGAGCGTGTCCCTGGCCGCCCTGGAGCTGCTCTCCGGCCTGGCCAAG gtGAAGGCAGGGGTCGACACAGCGAACATGAACCAGGCGGTGGGCGCGGTGTGCGCCTACATCGTGCACCAGTgcagccgccccgccccccaccactcGCGGGACCTCCACTCCATGATAGTGGCGGCCTTCCAGTGCCTGTGCGTGTGGCTAACGGAGCATTCGACCATGCTGGGGGAGAAG TACTGCCTAATGGAAGTCCTGGAGATCGTGGAGCTGGGAATATCGGGGAGCAAATCCAAGACCGGCGACCAGGAAGTGAAGCACAAAGGGGACAAGGAGCTTAACCCCGCCTCCATGAGGGTGAAGGAGGCGGCAGAGGCCACTCTGTCCTG CATCATGCAGGTGCTGGGGGCGTTCCCGACGCCCagcggccccgcctccccctgcaGCCTGCTGAACGAGGACACGCTGATCCGCTGCTCCAGGCTGTCCGCCACCGGCCGCAGCAACTTCCGCTACTTCGTCCTGGACAGCTCGGTCATCCTGGCCATGCTGGAGCAGCCCCTGGGGAACGAGCAGA CAGACCCCTGCCCGTCCCTGACCGTGCTGATCCGCGGGACGTCCGGCAGGCACGCCTGGACCATGCAGCTGCACCACCAGCCCAGAGCGGCGCGGGCCAGCCAGAAG gtgtttgttccTGAGAGCCGGCCGTCCCCTAAGAATGACGTGGGAACCCACTACaatgtgaaacacatgttctTCCCTGAGGAAGCGTATAACATTCCCTTTGTGAAAGCAGACGTGAGCATCCCAGACCTGGACGACATTGTCAGCCCGGAG CTGGGGGTCCAGCATGAGCGGCTGCAGAGCATGatggagcagcaggtggagtACGAGTCCTCTCTGGAGCAGCAGCGCCAGGACCTGTGGAACAGCAAGACCTTCCCGGACCCTCAGGTCGACTgcaagcccccctcccccgcccaggAGTTCCAGACAGCCCGGCTCTTCCTCTCCCACCTCGGCTTCCTCTCCCTCGAGGCCTTGAAG GAACCCGCCAACAGATGTCTGCCTCCTCACCTGGTCGCGCTGGACTCGGCCCTGCCGGGCTTTTTCGAGGACATCGAGTACCTGGACCTGCTTCCCTGCCGCCCCTTTGACACGGTGTTTATCTTCTATGTGAGGGCGGGGCAGAGGAGCTATCAAGAG ATCTTGAAGAACGTGGACTCTTCGGCCAACGTTCAGCCCCACTTCCTGGAGTTCCTGCTGTCCCTGGGCTGGCCGGTGGACGTGAGCAAACACCCCGGCTGGACGGGGAACATGGAGACCAGCTGGTCCATCAACGGCTGCGGGGACGGAGAGGCCCAGCAACAGG AGGACGCTGTAGCGCTGGAAGACAGCGGAGGGGGCGTGTTCAACGGGGAGAAGAGAGTGCTGTACTACGCGGACGCCCTGACGGAAATCGCCTTTGTGGTCCCGACCTTCAGCGACTCCTCCC CTGATTCGTCAGAAAACAGCGAGCCCCCCGTGGAGACGGACTCCCAGATGGACCCAGCGCCCGTTGCGCCCACACAGCTGAACCTGACGCTGGACCTCGTCCCCAGCCATTCCGACAACCTGATGGGACCCCCGCAGCGG AGCCCCTCGGTGAAGTCTAAGAAGCTTCCCTCAGGAAAATCGGTACCACCTCTGGGCCCGGAGACAAAAGTTCTGGTGGTTTGGGTGGAGAGCTTCGATGACATCG AGAGTTTCCCCCTCTCAGATCTCCTGGCAGAGACCAGCACGGGGTTGGAGACGGCCCTGAAcaacagcgcctcctgcag GTCCCTGGGAGCGGAGAAGGACGTGCCGGTCCTGTTCATCCAGCCCCTGCGGACGGGCCTGTTCCGGATCCGGCTGCAGGGCGTGGCGGGGAAGCTGAGCACGGTGATCCCGCTGGTGGACGGGATGGTGGTCAGCAGGAGAGTGCTGG